The Stappia sp. genome window below encodes:
- a CDS encoding arylesterase, whose protein sequence is MSLGLALAAVATPAQAREPVRIVAFGDSLTAGYQLPPEAAFPAQLEAALTARGHAVEVINAGVSGDTTSGGLSRLDWSVGEAADAVIVELGGNDALRGLPVAAARRNLDAIVGRLTERGLPVLVAGMRAPRNMGDEYVAAFDAMFAEIAERHGALLYPYFLEGIPISAETVMADGIHPTERGVALIVEGILPKVEALIAEVEAARG, encoded by the coding sequence ATGAGCCTCGGTCTCGCGCTTGCCGCCGTCGCGACGCCCGCGCAGGCGCGCGAGCCGGTGCGGATCGTGGCGTTCGGCGACAGTCTCACCGCCGGCTACCAGCTGCCGCCCGAGGCGGCGTTTCCCGCGCAGCTCGAAGCGGCGCTGACGGCGCGCGGGCATGCGGTGGAGGTGATCAACGCGGGTGTGTCCGGCGACACGACGTCGGGCGGGCTGTCCCGCCTCGACTGGTCCGTCGGCGAGGCGGCCGACGCGGTGATCGTGGAACTCGGCGGCAATGACGCCCTGCGGGGCCTGCCGGTCGCGGCGGCGCGCCGCAATCTCGACGCCATCGTCGGCCGGTTGACGGAACGCGGCCTGCCGGTGCTGGTCGCCGGCATGCGCGCGCCGCGCAACATGGGCGACGAGTATGTCGCCGCCTTCGACGCGATGTTCGCCGAGATCGCGGAGCGGCACGGCGCGCTGCTCTATCCCTATTTTCTCGAAGGCATCCCGATCTCGGCCGAGACCGTGATGGCCGACGGCATCCATCCGACCGAACGCGGCGTGGCGCTCATCGTGGAAGGCATCCTGCCCAAGGTCGAGGCGCTGATCGCCGAGGTCGAGGCCGCGCGCGGGTGA
- a CDS encoding ABC transporter ATP-binding protein, with protein sequence MTNRPAQAPLISLKEVHLSLGRDAGRVHILKGVDLDVAAGQSLGIVGPSGSGKSTLLMVMAGLERADAGAVMVGEEDLTRLSEDALARFRGREIGIIFQSFHLVPNMTALENVAIPLELAGRRDAFEAARAELDAVGLGERMSHYPAQMSGGEQQRVAIARALVTQPPLLLADEPTGNLDETTGAQIVDLMFSASRERGMTLVLVTHDPALAARCDRTIRVRSGHIETVDAPERLVAGA encoded by the coding sequence ATGACGAACCGACCAGCCCAGGCTCCGCTCATCTCGCTGAAGGAGGTCCACCTCAGCCTCGGCCGGGACGCCGGGCGGGTGCACATTCTCAAGGGCGTCGATCTCGATGTCGCGGCCGGCCAGTCGCTGGGCATCGTTGGCCCCTCGGGCTCGGGCAAGTCGACGCTCCTCATGGTCATGGCGGGGCTGGAGCGTGCCGATGCCGGCGCGGTGATGGTGGGCGAGGAGGATCTGACGCGCCTGTCGGAAGACGCGCTCGCCCGGTTTCGCGGACGCGAGATCGGCATCATCTTCCAGTCCTTTCACCTCGTTCCCAACATGACGGCGCTGGAAAACGTCGCCATCCCGCTGGAACTCGCCGGGCGGCGCGATGCCTTCGAGGCCGCGCGCGCGGAGCTCGACGCCGTCGGGCTGGGCGAACGCATGTCGCATTACCCGGCGCAGATGTCGGGCGGCGAGCAACAGCGCGTCGCCATCGCCCGCGCGCTGGTCACCCAGCCGCCGCTCCTGCTCGCCGACGAGCCGACCGGCAACCTCGACGAAACCACCGGCGCGCAGATCGTCGATCTGATGTTTTCCGCCTCGCGCGAACGCGGCATGACGCTGGTGCTCGTCACCCACGATCCCGCGCTGGCCGCCCGATGCGACCGGACGATCCGCGTGCGCTCCGGCCACATCGAGACGGTGGACGCGCCCGAACGTCTCGTCGCGGGGGCCTGA
- a CDS encoding ABC transporter permease, whose product MTGFHAGGLARTQGPGIALALRFALREMRGGLRGFYVFIACIALGVAAISGVTSVSRALVEGIAAEGTTILGGDLSFRLIHREATEPERAYLDGLGAVSEVATLRAMARAPETGEQTLVEIKGVDGAYPLYGTFELAGGGTLADALARDGDTFGAAVEEELLVRLGLEVGDTIALGRATIAIADTIVTEPDRLSDGLNFGPRVILSRAAIDATALVQPGSLVRFHYRVRTDTANIETLRAIISDAREKFPEAGWRIRSSANAAPGLQRNIGRLAQFLTLVGLTALIVGGVGVANAVRSYLDAKRPVIATFRCVGAEGGFVFRIYLLQILMLAGLGIAAGLMLGAAIPFLTAGFLTAVLPVQAVAGIYPAELGLGVLYGGLTALTFALWPLGRAHDIPPRLLFRDDVSAARRWPRKRYMVATAAAVLVLASLAIVLSGDLRISLVYVGATAVVFALLALIARAIMSLARRSPRPRGAELRLALGNIHRPGALTPSVVLSLGLGLSLLVTLALIDGNLRRELGATIADQAPSFFFLDVQNHEREAFDALLAREAPQATVDGAPMLRGRIAAINDVPASEIEAPEGGAWALRGDRGITYADALPDNSTLTEGAWWPADHAGPPQVSFENEVADALGLEIGDTVTVNVLGRNVTAEIANFRRVDWESLSINFVMVFSPDTFAGAPHTHLRTLTYPNGGTTESELALLKTVADAFPTVTTVRVKDAIAQVNGLVAQLAWAIRAAASVTLVASVLVLGGALAAGHRHRVYDAVILKTLGATRARLIASFVIEYALLGIVTAAFAVAAGALAASFVLTQVMDSNFTFLPATAIGAALAALVLTVGFGLIGTWRVLGRKPAPVLRNL is encoded by the coding sequence ATGACCGGTTTTCACGCAGGCGGGCTCGCCCGCACCCAGGGCCCCGGCATCGCGCTCGCGCTGCGCTTCGCCCTGCGCGAGATGCGCGGCGGCCTGCGCGGCTTTTATGTCTTCATCGCCTGCATCGCACTCGGCGTCGCGGCGATTTCCGGCGTCACCTCGGTGTCGCGCGCGCTGGTCGAGGGGATCGCGGCGGAAGGCACCACGATCCTCGGCGGCGACCTCTCCTTCCGCCTCATTCACCGCGAGGCCACGGAGCCCGAACGCGCCTATCTCGACGGCCTCGGCGCCGTGTCGGAGGTCGCCACCCTGCGCGCCATGGCGCGCGCGCCCGAAACCGGCGAACAGACGCTCGTGGAGATCAAGGGCGTCGACGGCGCCTATCCGCTCTACGGCACCTTCGAGCTCGCCGGCGGCGGCACGCTCGCCGATGCGCTCGCCCGCGACGGCGACACCTTCGGCGCGGCCGTGGAGGAAGAGCTTCTGGTGCGCCTCGGCCTTGAGGTCGGCGACACGATCGCGCTCGGGCGGGCGACGATCGCCATCGCCGACACCATCGTCACCGAGCCGGACCGGCTGAGCGACGGGCTCAACTTCGGCCCGCGCGTGATCCTGTCGCGCGCCGCGATCGACGCGACCGCCCTTGTCCAGCCGGGCAGCCTCGTGCGCTTTCACTACCGCGTGCGCACCGACACCGCGAACATCGAGACCTTGCGCGCGATCATCTCCGACGCGCGCGAAAAATTCCCGGAAGCCGGCTGGCGGATCCGCTCCAGCGCCAATGCCGCGCCGGGCCTGCAACGCAATATCGGCCGGCTGGCGCAGTTCCTGACGCTGGTCGGACTGACCGCGCTGATCGTCGGCGGCGTCGGCGTCGCCAACGCGGTGCGCTCCTATCTCGACGCCAAGCGGCCGGTGATCGCCACCTTCCGCTGCGTCGGGGCCGAGGGCGGCTTCGTCTTCCGGATCTATCTCCTGCAGATCCTGATGCTCGCGGGCCTCGGCATCGCCGCCGGGCTGATGCTGGGCGCCGCGATCCCCTTCCTCACGGCCGGCTTCCTGACGGCCGTGCTTCCCGTCCAGGCGGTCGCCGGGATCTATCCGGCCGAGCTCGGCCTCGGCGTGCTCTATGGCGGACTGACGGCGCTCACCTTCGCGCTGTGGCCGCTGGGCCGCGCCCATGACATACCGCCGCGCCTCCTGTTTCGCGACGACGTGAGTGCTGCGCGCCGCTGGCCGCGCAAGCGCTACATGGTCGCGACGGCGGCGGCCGTTCTGGTGCTGGCGTCGCTCGCCATCGTGCTCTCCGGCGACTTGCGGATCTCGCTCGTCTATGTCGGCGCGACGGCGGTGGTCTTCGCGCTGCTGGCGCTGATCGCCCGCGCGATCATGAGCCTCGCCCGGCGCAGTCCGCGTCCGCGCGGCGCGGAACTGCGGCTTGCGCTCGGCAACATCCACCGGCCCGGCGCGCTGACGCCCTCCGTCGTGCTGTCGCTCGGCCTCGGCCTGTCGCTCCTGGTGACACTCGCGCTGATCGACGGAAACCTGCGCCGCGAGTTGGGCGCGACCATCGCCGATCAGGCGCCGAGCTTCTTTTTCCTCGACGTCCAGAACCACGAGCGCGAGGCCTTCGACGCCCTTCTGGCGCGCGAGGCGCCGCAGGCCACGGTCGACGGCGCGCCGATGCTGCGCGGGCGCATCGCGGCGATCAACGACGTGCCGGCCAGCGAGATCGAGGCGCCCGAGGGCGGCGCCTGGGCATTGCGCGGCGACCGCGGGATCACCTATGCGGACGCGCTGCCCGACAATTCCACCCTGACCGAGGGCGCCTGGTGGCCGGCCGATCACGCCGGCCCGCCGCAGGTCTCCTTCGAGAACGAGGTCGCCGACGCGCTTGGCCTTGAAATCGGCGACACGGTGACGGTCAACGTTCTGGGGCGCAATGTCACCGCCGAGATCGCCAACTTCCGGCGGGTGGACTGGGAATCCCTGTCGATCAACTTCGTGATGGTGTTCTCGCCCGACACCTTCGCCGGCGCGCCGCACACCCATCTGCGCACGCTGACCTACCCTAACGGCGGCACGACCGAGAGCGAGCTGGCGCTTCTCAAGACCGTCGCCGACGCCTTTCCGACGGTCACGACGGTGCGGGTGAAGGACGCCATCGCGCAGGTGAACGGCCTTGTCGCGCAACTGGCCTGGGCGATCCGGGCGGCCGCCTCGGTGACGCTCGTCGCCTCCGTGCTGGTGCTCGGCGGCGCGCTCGCCGCCGGCCACCGCCACCGGGTCTACGACGCGGTGATCCTCAAGACGCTCGGCGCGACCCGCGCCCGGCTGATCGCCAGCTTCGTCATCGAGTACGCGCTGCTGGGGATCGTCACGGCCGCCTTCGCGGTCGCCGCCGGCGCGCTCGCCGCGTCTTTCGTGCTGACGCAGGTGATGGACAGCAATTTCACCTTCCTGCCGGCCACCGCCATCGGCGCGGCGCTGGCGGCGCTGGTGCTGACCGTCGGCTTCGGCCTGATCGGAACCTGGCGGGTGCTGGGGCGCAAGCCCGCCCCGGTGCTGCGCAACCTGTAG
- a CDS encoding Bax inhibitor-1/YccA family protein — MSTFDRNSNVRYAAAGARAEAGVYDEGLRAYMLGVYNYMALGLAITGVTALATIYFAIDQTAGGMALTPFGQAIYASPLKWVVMLAPLAMVFFLSFKIQSMSASTAQTTFWVYAAMMGLSLSSIFLVFTGESIARVFFITAASFGALSLYGYTTKKDLSGWGSFLFMGLIGIVIASIVNIFVGSSALQFAISVIGVLVFAGLTAYDTQQIKEMYWEGDSSEVVAKKSIMGALRLYLDFINLFIMLLQLFGNRE; from the coding sequence ATGTCGACCTTCGACCGCAATTCCAACGTTCGGTATGCTGCGGCCGGCGCACGCGCAGAGGCCGGCGTCTACGATGAGGGCCTGCGCGCCTACATGCTGGGCGTCTACAACTACATGGCGCTCGGCCTCGCGATCACCGGCGTAACCGCGCTCGCGACGATCTATTTCGCGATCGACCAGACCGCCGGCGGCATGGCGCTGACGCCCTTCGGCCAGGCGATCTACGCCAGCCCGCTGAAGTGGGTCGTGATGCTCGCGCCGCTCGCGATGGTGTTCTTCCTCAGCTTCAAGATCCAGTCGATGAGCGCCTCCACCGCGCAGACGACCTTCTGGGTCTATGCGGCGATGATGGGCCTGTCGCTGTCCTCGATCTTCCTGGTGTTCACCGGCGAGTCGATCGCGCGCGTGTTCTTCATCACCGCCGCCTCCTTCGGCGCGCTGAGCCTTTACGGCTACACGACGAAGAAGGACCTGTCCGGCTGGGGCTCCTTCCTGTTCATGGGCCTGATCGGCATCGTGATCGCGTCCATCGTGAACATCTTCGTGGGCTCCTCCGCGCTGCAGTTCGCGATCTCCGTGATCGGCGTGCTCGTCTTCGCCGGCCTGACCGCCTACGACACCCAGCAGATCAAGGAGATGTACTGGGAAGGCGACAGCTCGGAAGTGGTGGCCAAGAAGTCGATCATGGGCGCCCTGCGGCTGTACCTCGACTTCATCAACCTCTTCATCATGCTGCTGCAGCTCTTCGGCAACCGCGAGTAA